The Lycium ferocissimum isolate CSIRO_LF1 chromosome 10, AGI_CSIRO_Lferr_CH_V1, whole genome shotgun sequence genome window below encodes:
- the LOC132033215 gene encoding zinc-finger homeodomain protein 2-like, translated as MALAGEEKEMRMPGSLGYHSLDRNTDQGGNNHLPPNIQDHEKSSGGGATPAVVGVAPYNSAASGGGSNKIKVTARARYRECLKNHAANIGGNVTDGCGEFMPSGEEGTLEALKCAACNCHRNFHRKEQPNNENNNAGIMVVHPLQLPQPLPSPIPSLNHHHHQHGGRSIWTAMPPQPVKMAFGGSGGSGATDSSSEEINFNTYHQQATSLPPQPQPPYVLAKKRFRTKFSQEQKEKMLEFAEKLGWRIPREDDTEVQRFCSQVGVKRQVFKVWMHNNKNPSAKKNTQEDQPLIN; from the exons ATGGCATTAGCTggtgaagaaaaggaaatgagaATGCCAGGTTCTTTAGGGTATCATTCACTTGATCGAAACACAGATCAAGGAGGCAACAACCACCTCCCACCCAACATTCAAGATCACGAAAAATCCTCTGGTGGAGGTGCAACGCCAGCTGTCGTTGGCGTTGCACCGTATAATTCCGCTGCCAGTGGCGGTGGATCTAATAAAATTAAGGTAACAGCAAGAGCTAGGTACCGTGAATGTCTCAAAAACCATGCTGCTAACATTGGCGGAAATGTTACTGATGGATGTGGTGAGTTCATGCCGAGTGGTGAAGAAGGAACTTTGGAGGCATTGAAATGTGCTGCTTGTAACTGTCACCGTAATTTCCACAGGAAAGAACAGCCGAACAATGAGAATAATAATGCCGGCATTATGGTTGTGCATCCACTACAGCTTCCTCAACCGCTTCCTTCTCCGATACCATCGTTGAATCATCACCACCATCAACACGGCGGAAGGTCTATTTGGACTGCCATGCCACCTCAGCCTGTCAAAATGGCGTTCGGAG GTAGCGGGGGTAGTGGGGCTACGGACTCATCAAGCGAAGAAATCAACTTCAACACTTATCATCAGCAGGCAACTTCACTGCCTCCACAACCTCAACCACCATATGTGTTGGCTAAGAAAAGGTTTAGGACAAAGTTCAGTCAAGAACAGAAGGaaaaaatgttggaatttgCTGAAAAGCTAGGGTGGAGAATTCCAAGAGAAGATGACACTGAAGTACAAAGATTCTGCTCTCAAGTTGGTGTGAAGAGACAGGTTTTTAAGGTTTGGATGCATAATAATAAGAACCCTTCTGCTAAAAAGAACACACAAGAAGATCaacctttaatt
- the LOC132035292 gene encoding protein RADIALIS-like 6, translating into MASWTARQNKKFEEALASYDRDTPDRWHNIARCVGGKSAEEVRRHYELLVKDIMQIENGQVPLPNYKAAESKSRLLKNLKLQ; encoded by the exons ATGGCCTCTTGGACTGCAAGGCAAAACAAGAAGTTCGAAGAGGCTTTGGCTTCATATGACAGGGACACTCCTGATCGCTGGCATAACATTGCCAGGTGTGTAGGTGGAAAATCAGCAGAGGAAGTGAGGAGGCATTATGAGCTGCTTGTGAAGGATATCATGCAAATTGAAAATGGCCAAGTACCTTTACCCAATTACAAAGCCGCTGAGAGCAAGAGCAG GCTTCTGAAGAACCTGAAGCTACAGTGA